The segment AGCGCATTTTTCATCTCGGCCAACGACTAATTCACCGTCCTTTTTTACGGTCAGATTTATCTGCAGAGGGGCCGTAAACGTATTTagtatattaaaaagaaattcgaggtggaaatgtattttttactggTGCCCATCAAGCAGACTAGTATAGAGAATCATTATTCGCCAGCAGGCCCCGAGTCGTCTGCTTGCAATTCACCTAGCTGCGTTTTATTGCACTAGTGCAGTTTAGTTCGTCGTTCGCCAGCTCCTCCGACCAAGTTATTGCAGCCGCGGCGCCGACGTCTCGTTTTCGGTCGATTATGAAggaattttccaataattccACTCGGTGGGTCTGTAACCACCGTGGGGTttattaaaaaggtcacaTATTTACGCTTTGGGCGGCCGATAAAGTAGCAAAGTGACATAAACATGGCGGATATTAGATAAAAATCGAGCTGTGCGCTTTCTTGATCTTGTAGAATTTTTCATAACATGTTCTGATTGCagtccattttttaatttggctaaaCGACAAGGGTCTTTTGATAGTCAaaccactttaaaaattaatgtaaatcaATATCACAcatctttttataaaaaattcatgttccTCAACTCGTTTTCGTTGATGGATttagagttttaaatttcgaaaGCAATCAGAGACTCTGCTTACAAGTTATGTGTCTTTTTCACTTCGTTACGCAAATTAAATCGAGGATATCAAATAGCTGTGCGTTTTCAAAAAGTAATTCGATCAGGGTTCTCCAGCATAATATGGAATCGCGGCTGCCTTTTTTGCGGCAAGTGGcacttctctttctctctctcggctaAGAGTTGGCAGAAATGGAGCTGCGGACCACACACGCGTGTTTTTGAACCCGATCCTGCCGTTCGCCGCGACACTTCGATTACATTATTTTCCACTCCGCAGTTTAATGCATTCGGAAGTTTGAGTCTTCGGGGCGCCAATGGCGCTTTGACAGGACGGCGGTTGCGGTTAATCGCGTCGACTGCACTTGATGCGCAGCTTTTTTTCCGTCCACCCTCGCGCTCATTTCACGATCTGATGCATATGCAAACAGTGTTTTGTCATTTCTTCGTCGACCGACGGATTTTTATCGCAGCAAACAACTCTGTCGAGCGTGAACAACGctgtgttttattaaaattgctgctTTTCACCACATACACGCTTGCAGCGGCGTCTAACTTGATGATTAATTGCGTTTTTTGCCGCGGCACCGCCTCTTTCTTCCTGTGAAATATTCGAGCTACTTTTTGTGCTGATTACGAGAGAGAGGAGCGCCCCGACCACCGCTCGGGTGACGAGCTCTTTTTCCATCAAGATGGACATGAATGGGCACTAAATTTCGCGGTGTAAACCATGCGCAAATCTCCCTTAAGTCCACTGCTTGCCAACTCgcgaggaaattttaaattcgacgCGGAAAAGCTCTGCAAGGAAGCGAGGAAAATCTCTCGCGTAAATTTTCTTAACCGCTGACTTGTCGTGTCAAATCAAgacgcaaaattaattcttcccTCTGAGCCAGCCGAGGCAGAGACAAAAGGCGCCCGCTCGCACtctgtaattaaaatctgcGCGTTTCGTGCATTTCGTTTGCACTTTTCCCGCAGCGTTTTCCGATGCTGCCTTTTGCTGTGTGGCATTGTGttgacattttattaaaatttccgcTCTTGTGCAACACGACAGCGTCCGATTTATAACTTTTTCCGCAAAAAGCTCTTAATTAAAACCGTTTTTCCATTCGAAATTCGTTATCTCCTCCTTGTTTCATTatatcatcaatttttttaatttgaagttttaaaattaaaactaattttcaaaGAGAACTTGGATCGCGCTAGTCAGGAAGTTCACAAAGCATCCCCCTCAGAAGCAATCTTCCGCCACGTGCGAAACGAAGCAAACGAGCACGTCGTCGAAATTACGCTCTGTGCCACGCGCGCGCATTTCGGCGGAAAAGGGTTGCCGGCCTGCTGTATTAATTGCATGCTTGTTAAAATGAttagagcgagagagagacagagcgagctagcgagcgagcgggatAATAGCCGGCAAGAGCCAAGCAAGCAAGCTGAGCCTGGAGAGGCCGGCGCCTGACTGGCGACTGTTCCGTCACACACTCGAATATATCCGCGCGCGATGCCATAGCAACCGCCACCCCCTGCGCCTCCATCATCCCTCGCACACGGAATTACGCTCagtgagagtgtgtgtgtgtgtgtgtgcgtgtgtgtgtgtgtgcgtgtgtgtatgtgtgtaatATGGGAGCATTCGAGCCGGGCAGCTAACCGAGCGGCTAAACTGATGTGCCTGGCCCGCCACCCGGCCGCCCACGACACCAAAACAGCCTCCTGTCTGCTCCAATTtgatccaatttatttatcagaCCAGCATATTCAGACTCGGCTGCATCTTGATGAGCTCGCAGAGAAAAGACCCCCGCTCTGACGGacgctgatttattttttttgggTAATGGCAAAGGAAGGTTTTCTAGAAATTCAGTACGGAATGAGATCTTCGGTCAcaattttaagaagaaaatttttttcctggagAGTCGGGTGACATTTCAGCCGACGTTAGCAGTAAAAAAGCATGTGATTCTAACCGACTTGAGCAATCTTTGAATGAGCCGACTGATCAATGAACGGGGCGCTTCCATTCCAGCAAATCAGCATCAAACGCCGGAACTCGGGTTCCATTGTTTTAAAGTAATGCTTTTGCCTCGTGGATGTATTGATTGGTTGTGAACACGAGCGGGGCGAAAAATCCACTCATTTCCCTGCTCGGCCCGATTGTGTGGCGTTGAGAAGACGCGCATTATCTGCTGCTGATGGCGCGGTGGTAATGATTTTCCTCGGCAAGAAGTGAAAAATGGCCCTTGTTAAAAGCGACAGGCGATATTTCTCGGGTAGCGATAGAGATGCATCGGCAGCATCCCTCGGCGGTGCATCATCGTGTACGTCGCGCTTCAGCCAGACTGTCGATAAAGGAAAACCGATTCAGGCGCTGATTTCCCAAAAGCAACAAAGCGCCGCTTTTATTGTAATTGCCCCTCGGGCCGAGCCGATTGGCCTCATTTGCTCTAATCCCGACCGCCGCCTAATATAAAAGTGCTCATCACTCTTCTTGCTTCCCTTTCCCTCAAACGGTCCGAACGGGACCCGTTCAGGCGTGTGCGGCTCCAAAATCGATCTGTCCGCCCGCCCCCGTTCCTGCACATTCTGCACAATTTCTCACGATCCTCGGCGGTCGCCGGAATCAGGTTTCGAACGGCGATGTTGACCTGCGGAACGAGCAAATATTGACCTTCTCCATGCCCCGGCAAATGGACCCGCCGGCTTCTACCGAGAGCCGCCAAATTGAATCGTTCTGCTCGCCGGAGAGGAAGCTTTGTGCGATTTGCAAAATTCGTCGGTGCTTATGCTTATTGCCTCGGCGGCAATCCAATTTCGAGACGCTCGCTACTCTCTTTGAAGTGCTTTTTGTGCGCGCAGTAAGCAAAATTACCTGTTTTGCCAGTAGGAACGCCCTCGACCCGATTGGGTAGGACTTCCATGCCAAAGAAAACATTGAATTGTTTTGCAGTGTTATTAAATGCGCAAGGCTGTTTCCGCTGCATCAAATACACATAATTAAAGAGACATTTTAGCACGCTCCATCCACCAAATTCAGCTGTTGCGTTTTTTGCTGTTGTTTTCGAACGTTTCCTTATCGTCTTCGATTTTCTGTTTCTTCCTCGTAAAGGATTCTTCGTAATATGGCatcttgaaaggaaaattgaagCAGTCCTTTATAAAACTTTACGTATTGCAGTCCAAGCAAATTCGAATTTTCGCTTCCGCGCCCAATGACACAAACCGGTGGTCAAAGGTTACGCTGCCGACTTGAAACGCTGGCCAAAACAATTCCGGTCGGTTGGTCCACGCGCATGCTGTGCCAAAAGGCTGCAAAAGCCGCCGCGGCCGGCTGCATCTGTGGTACGAATGCTTTCGGAATCAatttgcgtgtgtgtgtatatgccGAATCAATAAACCGCACATTACCACTCCGGCAGCAGCATCTGTCTGCGAGTTGGACTGTGTGCCACACAAGCCAATACATGCACACATCTCGGCCGCTCAataaacacgcgcgcgctgtgcaaaaattgaatcctCCGACGAGCAATCACCCTTCCGTTCGCCACCCGCGCCCCCACCTagccacccacccacccccACCAGCTCGCATCGCGACCTTTTCCACTTCGCCGctttgtatatttttctgctttttaacCGCtcgatttttgtgtttgcagAAGAGTTCTGCACAAGCCGCACCGCAAATCACCGAGGGAATGGCGACCCTCTCGCTCAAGATCTCCATTGTGGAGCAGGGTGTGACCAAGACAATGCAGTTCGAGCCTGCCACCACCGTCTACGACGCGTGCCGAATAATCAGAGAGAAGATTACTGAGGCCAACCTCGGCCAACGTGAGTATACATATTTGATGCATAAACTCCGTCATAATGTGATTCAATTTTACCGCTTCATATCTTTTtcctgttttaatttctgcttttacagtctcaacttaaaaaattcctgaacGCGCGAAAATTTGTATGTTAttgggatttttttctatgaaaatcttacactatttaattttgttttttggcttaatgggaaaaaatttcagttagTTAAGCAGAGTTATAAATATCTCGGCCTTTGTTTTTTTAGCGAAAGACTATGGCCTCTTCTTGGCCGACGAAGATGCCAAAATCGGCGTTTGGCTCGAACCTGGGCGCAGCCTTAACTATTACATCCTCAAAGGAGGCGTAAGAGAAATTACTCTAAGCGTCGCGAGGCTAATTAATCACCAATTTTGTCATTAGGAACTGCTGGAGTATAAAAGGAAGCTCCGCCAGCTCCGAGTGCGTATGTTGGACGGCACTTTGAAAACCATGTTGGTCGACGACTCCCAACCAGTCGCCAACCTGATGGTGGTCATCTGCACGAAAATCGGTcagcgaaattaaattcttgtctctaatttttttctaacgcGATTAATCGCCACTTGTAGGAATTACGAACCATGACGAGTACAGTTTGGTCCGTGAATTGCCAGAAGACGAACTCGAAAACAAGCCTGGAAACTACGGCACCCTCACCCTGAAGCGCAGGAAGGAGGAAGGTCGCGAACGCGACGCCAAAATGGAACAGCTGAGGAAGAAGCTGAAAACGGACGACGAGGTCAACTGGATTGACCCTTCAAAAACTCTAAGAGAGCAAGGCATCGATGAGTCTGAGACCGTGCTGCTCAGGCGAAAGTTCTTCTTCTCCGATCAGAATATCGACTCTAGAGATCCCGTCCAACTTAACCTGCTGTACGTGCAGGCCAGGGATGCCATCCTCGACGGAACCCACCCCGTCACCCTGGAGAAGGCGTGTGAATTTGCTGGAATTCAGTGCCAGATTCAGTTTGGCGATTTTGTCGAGACTAAGCACAAGCCAGGATTTTTAGAGTATGGCTGCTTAgtaaattatcatttcaataaatcgttaattttttatttgccttaTTAGCCTGAAGGAGTTTTTGCCACAGTCCTATATCAAGATCAAGAGtgtagaaaagaaaatttttgccgAACACCGCAAACATATCGGAATCAGTGAGCTCGATGCAAAGGTCCTCTACACCAAAACGGCTCGAGATTTGAAAACCTATGGTGTTACCTTCTTCTTGGTGAAGGTGAGCGAACCAATTCCCGCTCTAATTAAAACCTCACtctttttatgtattttaggaaaaaatgaaaggcAAGAACAAGTTGGTTCCGCGCCTTCTGGGAGTCACCAAAGACTCTGTTCTGCGTCTGGATGAGCGCACTAAAGAAATCTTGAAAACGTGGCCTTTGACCACCGTGCGTCGCTGGGGGGCTTCTCCCAACACTTTCACCCTTGATTTTGGTGACTACTCCGACCAGTATTACTCTGTTCAAACGACTGAAGcagagcaaattttgcaactcaTATCAGGATACATTGATATCATTTTGAAGAAggtttctttaatttgttttatttaattgcacaTCACTTACCATCTACCCAATCCTAGAAACAAGCCAAGGATCATTTTGGAATTGAAGGTGATGAAGGCTCTACCATGGTGGAGGACAGCGTGTCTCCCAATAAGTAAATAAGACCAACCCTctgtttataaaattcactAAATTGATCTTTATCAGGGCCACCATTCTTCAGCACGAGACAAGCAAAGTTGGCAAAGCCAATACAGCGTCACTTGCAAAGCCTGCAATTATGAGAGCAGGTGCTGATGGTGAGTTAAAagtttcacaatttaaaaagagccGTATTTCATGTTACAAATGGTGTCAGCCCAACTTTTTGATGACAACTTCTCCATTGAGATTTATCGCTCAACTTTTAATATACTTTTATGCTTAGGATAGCAAATTGTGACTTTTGAATTATAACTCTTCGGTTAAATCACTGATGCCGTGTTGAAAAGACAGATTTTTCATTAAGCTGATTAGATCGCGGGGGGTGACAATTTGAAAGGCTAGGTAAAAGTATTGAGGGATTTTGCAGGCGCTCGACCCTACGGAACTGGCCACATGGGAGGTGCGCAGTTCACAACTGTAACAGGCCAGGCCAACATTTCCCACTCTGCCGCGCCCATGGTAAGGACCACTGGGCACTTGACTTCTGCTTCATGCTAAAATTCGTTCACGGCTTATTCACACTGACTAACACAACTTGTTTCTCATTAGCTGCTATTTAAGCTGGTGTTGGGAGCTGCAAATTGTTGCTTTTTCTCAAATGCTTTTACATTGTGACTATTACTCTTCATTAACtctgtttttcttctttctttttcacGCTATTCTCGTTGGAAAATATCAAAGTAGGTATTGACTAAGTTCTAATGAATGAAATGAACCTATTTATTCACTCCACATTCTGATAACCAGTgataagagaaaattttaattctactaTCTCGTTTGTACTAACTTTTGCAAActcgcttttatttttgttttctcaaacagaaaaaatgtacTAACCGTTTTGTgaaagtttcaaataaaagtaaaacttgttattttaatgaacGTCTGCATGCCTCTTCCAcctttattaatgaaaataccTTGCAATCAATCAAACCCAAAATCACCTGTTAAATTGAATCATCAGGTGATGCAAACCAAAGTAACCACTGTGATGAGTGAGCCGCAAAGGGCTCTCGTGGGCACAATCAACGCTGGCCACGACGCCATCAGTGCTGCTGAACACGAGTTGCAGACTAAAGCTCAGCTCCCGAAGCTAGGAAATGATCCTGTaagacaattaaaattaccagcaaATCCCTCGACTTACCAATGCAATCAGGCCTCGATAAAATGGAAGGAGACCACTTTGGACACAAACAAGCAGAGCGTTTCCTCGCAAATTGCTGCGATGAACGCAGCCACGGCCCAGGTTGTCACCCTGACTTCAGGCCCAAGCGAAGATGTAGACCACAATGCGGTTGGTGCCGCTATTTCCACCATCACTAGCAACCTGCCTGAGATGACCAGAGGAGTGAGGATGATCGCTGCACTCATCGACGATGACGATGGCGGAGACAAACTCCTTGACGCAGCCAGGCGTCTTTGCTCAGCTTTTAGCGACATGCTCAAGGCTGCCGAACCTGAGGCCAAGGAGGTAAGAATATTAAATCATTATAcagaaaccaaaattatagATTCCTTAATGTGTTTCCttgtaaaaaaagaaatcactcttgatcattaaattaaaaacgaaagtGTATAGAATAATTCTACCTAATATCAATTCCATAATGACTAAATGTTATTTCATtgccgattttatttcaagaagtgattttttcgtttaatcaatgattttttacttttatatttatcattttatatattttcaaactatATTTCAGCCTCGACAGAGTCTGCTGAATGCTGCTGGCAAAGTTGGTGAAGCCTCACACGCTGTGTTGGCCTCAATTGGAGAAGAAGATGACAGCAGCCGTGAGCTACAGGAAATGCTCCTTGGTTTGGCCAAGGCCGTTGCGAACACCACTGCGGCCCTCGTGTTGAAGGCCAAGAATATTGCCGCTGCTTGCGACGACCAAAACACCCAGAATCAAGTCATCGGTGCTGCCACCCAGTGTGCCTTGGCCACTTCTCAGCTTGTTGCTTGTGCCAAGGTATgataagaaatattaaaaaatgttttagtgaTGATTAAAGGTTCATTTGTTGAGataatttggaagaaaacaTGTGTGACAGCAGTTGTTTCATTCATTCTCTAATGCAGGTTGTGGCTCCAACCCTGCAGAATGCTGCCTGCCAAGAGCAACTAGTAGGTGCTGTGCGAGAGGTCGCCAGAGCTGTTGAACACCTTGTTTCTGTGTGCCAAGAAGCTCAGCCCGAGCAGAAACTGATGGGTGATCTGAACGGTGCAGTTGCTGAAGTCACCAGGTCGCTGAACGACCTCTTACACCACATCAagtaaataggaaaaaattaaaaaatactttttcaacTTAACCTCCCGTTCAGGTTCACCGTCAATGAGCGTGGTAGAGAAAACATGCACGAAGACGCGGTGGAAACAATCATGGTCACTACGGACAGGATGATGTCTGTGTCTGGAGATTCAGCCGAGATGGTCCGCCAGGCCCGCATCCTCGGCCGAGCCACTGCCCAACTAATTCAAGCCATCAAGGGTGAGGCCGACGTCCAGCAGGACACTGAGGTGCAGCGTCGCCTGCTGTTGGCTGCCAAGACCTTGGCCGATGCCACCGCTCGCATGGTGGAGGCTGCCAGACTGTGCGCCTCCTCGCCACATGAAGCCACGCATCAAGACGCACTCCGCCACGCTGCTGAGGAAATCCGGGCTGCCACTACCAACGCTTCCACACCCGCCATGCGTGCTCGCATCATTCAGCGACTTGAGGTTTGCACCTTATATGATTATCTCTTTATTAAAgcttcactttttaaattggaaattggaaataaaaattgaattatttaaaaaatgcagaattcAGATatgttttttctattttaatttaattattcgcaTTTATATGTAttctttttgccaaatttacttttttgaaaaatttcaattttttttctctttttccagaATTCGGCGAAACAGGTTGCCAGCTGCGCTACGCAAACCCTGTCTGCAGCCCAGGGCTCTCTATCCTACAACACGAACCAGGTTACTCACCAACACCTTCTAGCTGAGTGCAGGCAACTGGCAGATCAAGTGCCCAAACTTGTTGAGAGCATCAAGAACACGTCTGCAAGGCCAGAAGACCCTGAGGCCCAGTTGACCCTCATCGAGACCAGCGAGACCATCTTGCAGCCTGGAAGCAGAGTCATCCAGTCAGCCAGAAGTGCTGTTCCCACCGTTTCAGACCAAGCGTCTTCCACAGCCCTCAGTCAGAGCTCGCAGCAACTGGCGTCTGCCTTGGGTGACCTCAGGTCTGCCACCGCCAGAGCCAGAGAAGCTTGCGGGCCTGAACTGGAACTCGAGAGCGCTGAGCGATTGGTCGCGGGAATGCGCCAAGAACTTGCTGCCTTTGAGAGACAAGTTCAGCTCTCTCAGCTACGGCCAATTCCTGGCGACACTGTAAGTGcaatccaaaaatttacatctttACAGAATTTCCTCAAACATATtagttttttcctgaaatcc is part of the Cloeon dipterum chromosome 1, ieCloDipt1.1, whole genome shotgun sequence genome and harbors:
- the rhea gene encoding talin-2 isoform X2 — protein: MHKSSAQAAPQITEGMATLSLKISIVEQGVTKTMQFEPATTVYDACRIIREKITEANLGQPKDYGLFLADEDAKIGVWLEPGRSLNYYILKGGELLEYKRKLRQLRVRMLDGTLKTMLVDDSQPVANLMVVICTKIGITNHDEYSLVRELPEDELENKPGNYGTLTLKRRKEEGRERDAKMEQLRKKLKTDDEVNWIDPSKTLREQGIDESETVLLRRKFFFSDQNIDSRDPVQLNLLYVQARDAILDGTHPVTLEKACEFAGIQCQIQFGDFVETKHKPGFLDLKEFLPQSYIKIKSVEKKIFAEHRKHIGISELDAKVLYTKTARDLKTYGVTFFLVKEKMKGKNKLVPRLLGVTKDSVLRLDERTKEILKTWPLTTVRRWGASPNTFTLDFGDYSDQYYSVQTTEAEQILQLISGYIDIILKKKQAKDHFGIEGDEGSTMVEDSVSPNKATILQHETSKVGKANTASLAKPAIMRAGADGARPYGTGHMGGAQFTTVTGQANISHSAAPMVMQTKVTTVMSEPQRALVGTINAGHDAISAAEHELQTKAQLPKLGNDPASIKWKETTLDTNKQSVSSQIAAMNAATAQVVTLTSGPSEDVDHNAVGAAISTITSNLPEMTRGVRMIAALIDDDDGGDKLLDAARRLCSAFSDMLKAAEPEAKEPRQSLLNAAGKVGEASHAVLASIGEEDDSSRELQEMLLGLAKAVANTTAALVLKAKNIAAACDDQNTQNQVIGAATQCALATSQLVACAKVVAPTLQNAACQEQLVGAVREVARAVEHLVSVCQEAQPEQKLMGDLNGAVAEVTRSLNDLLHHIKFTVNERGRENMHEDAVETIMVTTDRMMSVSGDSAEMVRQARILGRATAQLIQAIKGEADVQQDTEVQRRLLLAAKTLADATARMVEAARLCASSPHEATHQDALRHAAEEIRAATTNASTPAMRARIIQRLENSAKQVASCATQTLSAAQGSLSYNTNQVTHQHLLAECRQLADQVPKLVESIKNTSARPEDPEAQLTLIETSETILQPGSRVIQSARSAVPTVSDQASSTALSQSSQQLASALGDLRSATARAREACGPELELESAERLVAGMRQELAAFERQVQLSQLRPIPGDTADASALQLGSSAQNVVASMAKLASAAAQGNENYTGREARATAAALSDFTNSVRAVAATTNDKPMQTKIILNAEEVMERSLLFLDEARRAVVEGNDKYDVRTLGQCCKRVQQSIDETINCLPSQKDVDDAINIINEASQILAMNEYPPTNKSYGQLTQDLHNAAAYLNDASTDVAGSVGSAGELSNASKKYGDAFTNLLTVGMEMAGQTTEPETRNLMIMSLKSITVTSSSLLITSKSVAADPSAPNAKNKLSGAARAVTDSINQLVDVCTQSAPGQKECDNALRNIQAMKPLLDNPSEPVSEATYFECLDSVMEKSKSLGDGMTGIANHAKKGEHQEFASSVRNTSAAICGLVEAAAQSAFLVAVSDPSSSAGRPGLIDQAMCSRASHAIHTACQSLSNQASSQQQVLSAATIIAKHTSALCNACRIASAQTHNPVAKRHFVQSAKDVANSTANLVKEIKALDRDYSQQNRERCAAATQPLLDAVDSLYNFASSSEFASVPGRISEEARRSQQPITQAGRSIIDGSCAMIGAAKSLAVNPRDPPTWQILANHSKSVSDSIKRLVSSIRDKAPGQKECDYAIELINNKIRDLDQASLDAVSQCLRPRKELNAQKYREQTEASASEILDRLEPLRSAAKFEAEKIGHSVTQVANYLDPLVNGAIGAASNMTHSKQQMVLLDQTKSVAESILQFVFAAKEGGGNPKALKIHPDIDEACDASKEALQDLGSSLEKLATQAGIVTGIVESISRSMARITDRRVTHMETNISFVDYQTRMVTCAKELARISQEMVGKAGSSDTSRLAPLGGELSRQYAQLASDAGGASSATTNPDVAQRLTSGVQDLGQSCIDLVRSGGNCQPGDSFAQREVAEAGRSVSEKVSQVLAALQAGSRGTQACINAASTVSGIIGDLDTTIMFATAGTLHAEGEGEVFADHREQILKTAKALVEDTKTLVAGAASSQEQLAVAAQNAVTTIVQLAEVVKHGAASLGSNNPEAQVMLINAVKDVASALGDLIQATKAASGKSITDPSMNHLKESAKVVDTQSDCEPADWFVSDQEEELIRLLGADQGETASLGPTGDIQQLLAN